The window TCAGAGATCCCCTCAGAGATCCCCTCACAGATCCTCTCAGAGATCCTCTAGAGGTGATCCGCAGCACCAAGCCAAGGTGGTGCTACTTGATTCTGCTGATCCATCCATCTGCCAGTGCTGGAGAGGCTTCTGGAGCTTCTGGAACGTGGGCGGTGCCGTGCTTGGAGTTCAGGCTCCTCCCACCTAGCGTGGTGCAGTAGCAGCTAGAGCTAGCATGCAGCTTTGGTTAGCTGAGGCGGCAGATTAGACCTTCTAGATGACACCACCTTCTAGTGGGCCGGAGCGCCGCTCGGCACGCGCTGGTGTGGTGCTCCGTTACGGCTGAGAGCGTGCACAGGTCCTGGAGAGTGGGAGGGGGTCCAGAGAGCTCCTCAGAACTGGGTCACAGGGATTAATTTCCTGGCCTAGCCCCTGGAAGCTAATGGCAGATTAGCATTCCCACTCAGCCTCTCCGCCCTTCACAAAGCAGCCAGGAATGAAGCCGAGCCGCCATCCTGCACCTCCGGGCTCTTCTCCGGACAAAACAGGAATATTCTGACCCGACAAGTTCAAATCCAGTCTCTTTTTACCACCATCACAGCTGGTTTATCTCATTTAGAACTGGAGCTTTTCCAGTATTCGGAGGAACTGAGCTTTGGGAACGTTCATCCTGCTTCAGTGCGGATGAAACCTGCTCTGGAGTCTTTTCTGGGAAAGCTTGAACTCATCGCTCACTTCATGGCACTGTTCCTGATGTACATTATGGTCTGTTTGGGGTAATAGAGGGAACTGCGCTCTCTTCATGCTATTGATGTAGCTGCTAGCAAAGGGTGAACAAGTTCACGTTGGTCTCGATTCACTTCCGGACGGCGGCTCCAGGCCACGTTCCTTCATCATCTTTGCCTGATTGATGctctgttctctcctcctcttcagatgTTCCTCCCATGCTTAGTTGCCACTTGTCTCTGTTCTCTTACATGAGGAATTGGGAAAAACGTCATCTGCGACCGAACCGCGACGCCTCTGGACGCCTTCCGGATGATGTCAGCCGCCCAGTACTACCCCAAGCTGCtgagcatcatgggaaatgtgCTGCGTTTCTTGCCAGCCTTTGTCCGGATGAAGGAGCTGTTGGAGGAAGGCTTTGTTGgggagctgctggtgtgtgaggcCCAGGTAGGACGCTGATGTTCCTTCACACATGGTTCTGCAGCAGTGGCCTGAACGTACGGAATTCTAGGGCGTTCCATCTTTCCGGAAGCTGAGGTCTGATGTCTTTCCCCACAGGTCCACGGTGGAAGCCTCCTGGGGAAGAAGTACAACTGGAGCTGCGATGACCTGATGGGCGGAGGAGGGCTCCACTCCGTGGGCAGCTACATCATCGACCTGCTGACCTTCCTGACCGGCCAGCGCGCCACCAAGGTCCACGGCTTCCTGAAGACCTTCGTCAAGCAAACGGACCACATCCGCGGCATCCGTCAGATCACCAGTGACGACTTCTGCACCTTCCAGATGGTCCTGGAGGGGGGCGCCTGCTGCACCGTGACGCTCAACTTCAACGTCCCCGGAGAGTTCAGGCAGGAGGTCACCGTTGTGGGCGCCGCCGGCAGGTTAACGGTTCTGGGGACGGATCTGTACGGGCAGAAGAACTGTGGGGGGGCGGCAGCcggtccagagctgctgctgaaggacgcCACCCCTCTGGAGAAGGCCTCGCTGCCCGAGAAGGCCTTCAGCGACATCCCTTCGCCCTATCTCACCGGAACCATCCGCATGATCCAGGCCGTGCGGGAGGCCTTCCAGGACCAGGACGATCGGAGGACGTGGGACGGGAAGCCTCTGACCATGGCGGCCACTTTTGAAGACtgtctttctgctctttgtgtgGTGGATAGCATCAAGAGGTCCAACCAGTGTGGAGAGTGGCAGAACGTTGTGGTGATGACAGAGGAACCGGAGATCAGCCCGGCCTACTTGATCAGCGAGGCCATGCGGAGGAGCCGGATGTCTCTCTACTGTTGACGGTGGCCCACCTGCAGAAGGTCGCTGTCCTCTGGATCTGCTCCGGAGGACAGGCCACAGAGTCTGGAGGCCACGACAAGGAGGCAGCTGCAGCCGTGATCCACACCAACCTGGATCTCCAACCTGGATCTCCAACCTGGATCTCCAACTTGGATCTCCAACCTGGATCACCAACCTGGATCTCCAACCTGGATCACCAACGTGGTTCTCCAACCTGGATCTCCAACCTGGATCACCAACCTGGATCTCCAACCTGGATCTCCAACCTTGATCACCAACCTGGATCTCCAACCTGGATCTCCAACCTGGATCTCCAACCTGGATCTCCAACCTTCTGGACGTCCACACAGGGACAAACGGCGTCTCTCTGACAAACGTTCTGCTGTAAATGTTTGATCCCCTCATGTTTGAGTGTTTATCCGCTTCAGTCTGATTTTTTAAGCTAAACTGAGACACAAAGCTGGTTGGTTAAGCTGGAGCCTGGTTGGTTAAGATGGAGCCTGGCTGGTTAAGCTGGAGCCTGGTTGGTTAAACTGGAGCCTGGCTGGTTAAGATGGAGCCTGGTTGGTTAAGCTGGAGCCTGGTTGGTTAAACTGGAGCCTGGCTGGTTAAGATGGAGCCTGGTTGGTTAAGCTGGAGTCTGGCTGGTTAAGCTGGAGCCTGGTTGGTTAAGATGGAGCCTGGCTGGTTAAGATGGAGCCTGGTTGGTTAAGATGGAGCCTGGCTGGTTAAGCTGGAGCCTGGCTGGTTAAGATGGAGCCTGGTTGGTTAAACTGGAGCCTGGCTGGTTAAGATGGAGCCTGGCTGGTTAAGATGGAGCCTGGTTGGTTAAGATGGAGCCTGGTTGGTTAAGCTGGAGCCTGGCTGGTTAGGCTGGAGCCTGGCTGGTTAAGATGGAGCCTGGCTGGTTAAGATGGAGCCTGACTGGTTAAGCTGGAGCCTGGTTGGTTAAGCTGGAGCCTGGTTGGTTAAACTGGAGCCTGGCTGGTTAAACTGGAGCCTGGTTGGTTAAGCTGGAGCCTGGTTGGTTAAACTGGAGCCTGGCTGGTTAAGCTGGAGTCTGGCTGGTTAAGCTGGAGCCTGGCTGGTTAGGCTGGAGCCTGGCTGGTTAAGATGGagcctggtctcctggtcttcTAGGGTCCTCACCATCCGTCTGTCTTTGTCTTCAGCCTTGAACAAATGCAATGTGAATCCTGACAGCAGGGGAATATTTTAGTTTGCttttaatttattctttttaaccAAGTAATCCAGCCAAGGACGTCGGCTGGTGCGGTACCGGTGCATCATGTTGATGGACCGATGAGCTTAGAACCCAGTTCTTCTACATctgtgaacatctggagaatAAATCAATgcagaaaacaaccaaaacagtGAAGTGGTCCCTCGGACTGGTGGGTGGGTCACCGATGACCTCTGCTGACCATGAGCTGCAACCTTTGACCCCAGGTTCAACGTCTTCGTTTGAGCTGGAGGACGTGAGGTCGTCCCTTTTTAAGGCCTCTTCGTTCCCTCGAGTGACTCTAACGACTACGGAAACGTCCGGTTGTGTTGAGGAACAACGGCTCCATGTGGCTGCGCACGGTGacctgtttctgcagcattaTGGGAAATGTGCTGCGTTTCCCAGCTCTTCTCCTGCCCTCAACCGTCTCcagcaacatctgctgctgAATCCACTCAGATCCCAGATCAGAGATCTTCCTGCTGGGGGAACGTTTCAGCTTCCTTTAGGGAGGAGAAGCTGCCTTCGTTGCGTCTCCACCTGTGTGTTCGTGGACGTTAATGAGCTCAGGAAGGTCTCGCAGTTGAGAGGAGTGTTGttgaacagcagggggcgctgctctGGCACCGCTGTGTCTCCGGTGGCCTAGAAGGTCAACAGAACGCCCCAAAACTGAGCCGCTCAAAGGTTCCTGTaacctgctggtggagcaaGATCTCTGTTCCACACCCGTGTTTGCATTAAAGTCTGGAACCAATGACGAGTTTCACACTTTGATCTGTTATCAAAGGCGAATTTGTTACAATAGGACGTGGAACGTGACGGTTGGAcccttctgcttctccaggtAGGGTCGCGTTCACCTTCTGGACCAGCAGATGTTGAGACTGCAGGTCTGCTCGGAGCCTTTCTGGTGGCTTCAGCAGCACTTTTCAGCACTGACGGCTCTTTGCTTCCTTGTTGAGAGGCTTCATTTCTTCCAAACATGGCACCAACGTCTCTTTCTGGCGTCTCTACTTTTATTTGTGGCTCTGAAAGTAAAGAGGTTGACGGCCAATAAATGGGTGGTCGTGAGGACCCGTCTGGGAGCCCcaacatctcctccatctcctcaccAGAGACCCAGCAACTCACAGTCGACTCGCTGAGTCAGATCAACATCAGCAAACCTCCTCTGTGCTCTCAGGTTCCGGCCGACAGGAGATCGAGACATGTTCCTCAACAACAGAGCCTGTTACCGAGCAACCGGGAGCCAAATGCCGAGCTTATCTCCTTTGTCATCTGTGCTGATCGGCTTGACTGTTTCATTTTCTCACGCTGAGTTTTGCTGCGTCTCCGGTTTTAACCTGGACTGAAGCTCTCTGC is drawn from Takifugu flavidus isolate HTHZ2018 chromosome 17, ASM371156v2, whole genome shotgun sequence and contains these coding sequences:
- the gfod1 gene encoding glucose-fructose oxidoreductase domain-containing protein 1, encoding MLPGVGVFGTSLTARVIVPLLKHEGFAVKALWGRTQEEAEELAQEMDVPFYTNRIDDVLLHQDVDLVCINLPPPLTRQIAVKTLGIGKNVICDRTATPLDAFRMMSAAQYYPKLLSIMGNVLRFLPAFVRMKELLEEGFVGELLVCEAQVHGGSLLGKKYNWSCDDLMGGGGLHSVGSYIIDLLTFLTGQRATKVHGFLKTFVKQTDHIRGIRQITSDDFCTFQMVLEGGACCTVTLNFNVPGEFRQEVTVVGAAGRLTVLGTDLYGQKNCGGAAAGPELLLKDATPLEKASLPEKAFSDIPSPYLTGTIRMIQAVREAFQDQDDRRTWDGKPLTMAATFEDCLSALCVVDSIKRSNQCGEWQNVVVMTEEPEISPAYLISEAMRRSRMSLYC